A region of the Leeuwenhoekiella sp. MAR_2009_132 genome:
TCACCAGATTACTACAATGCCGAAAATCAAAATTGGGCTTTAGCTCAGGACGATTCTGGTTATGTTTATTCAGCAAATAATAGCGGTCTATTGCAATTCGACGGTGCAAAATGGCGTTTATATCCTTCACCTAACAATACAATCATACGATCTGTAGCAACTGTAGGTAAGCGTGTTTATACAGGGAGTTATATGCAGTTTGGTTTTTGGGAAGAAGACCATACAGGAAAACTTGTTTACAATTCACTCAGCGATTCTTTAAAAATACCCATTTTAGAAGATGAGCAATTCTGGAATATAATACCACTAGACCAATGGGTAATATTTCAATCGTTAAATCGAATCTACAGCTATAATACAAAAACCAAGGCTTTTGAAGTTATAACTAATGAAGCTACTATTAGCAAATCCTTATTGCTTGACGGAAAGATTTATTTTCAAAGTACCGGAGAGGGTTTATTTTGTATTTTAAATGGAAAGAAAACCTTAGTTTCAGATTCCTCTGTTTTTAAAGATAAGCTGCTTGTAAATCTTTTTAAAGTAGCTAATTATAGTGTAGCTGTGACTCAGCATTCGGGTTTTTATAAATTAGTAGGCGACGAGATTTCTACCTGGAATACTTCCGCAGATCAAGAACTTTTAGATAAGACCATATATAGTAGTAAACAGCTTAAGGATAAAACGCTCATTGTAGGTACCATTTCTAATGGTGTTTATCATTTAAGTGAAAATGGGACTATTTTATATCAAATTAATCAAAATGCTGGTTTAATAAATAATACGGTTTTGAGTATTAATGAAGACCGCAATGCAAATGTATGGTTAGGTCTTGATCGTGGTATTGCTTTAATAAATAGTAATTCACCGTATCGGGTGTACAAAGATAATAGTGGAGAACTTGGAGCTGTATATAGTGCAGTTGTAAACGATTCAACACTATATCTGGGCACAAATCAAGGTTTGTTTTACAGAGATTTATACAAACCGGAAACCGCTTTTAAGCTCGTTCCTAATACCAAGGGGCAGGTATGGTTTTTAAAGAAATTAGGTGACGATCTATTTTGTGGTCATCACGAAGGTACTTTTTTAGTTATTGATAATCGGGTTGAACGCATCTCTTCAGTACAAGGGACTTGGCAAATACAGTGGCTTAACGAAGAAAAAAAGCTGGCCTTGCAAGGCAATTACAATGGGCTGTATGTATTAGAAAAAAAAGGTGATGATTGGAGTGTACGCAACAAAGTAGAAGGTTTCAATATTTCTAGCAGATATTTTGGTTTAGCAGATACGTATACATTATATGTAAGTCACGAGTACAAAGGAGTCTTTAAATTAGAATTTGATAAGAATTACCAGCAAATAATCAAACAAGAACTTGTTGAGAATTTAGAGAAAGGCGAGAAATCGGGTATTGTAACTTACGGTGATGCGCTTATCTATGCTTCAGATAATGGAATTTACAAATTAACCGAAGAGAATCAGGAATTTATCAGAGATTCTGTCTTAAGCCGTGGAATGCTCAAAAATGGAAATTATACCAGCGGGAAACTTACGTATGATGAGGCGAACAAAAGACTTTGGGGTTTTAATACAGAGGATATTTTTTATTTTGAACCCGGTAGTTTTGCTTTAGCACCTAAAGTAACTCATATTTCTTTTTCTGCGGAAAAAAGACGTGATGTAGCAGGTTTTGAGAACATAACTTTTCTGGAAAACAACAAATACCTTTTAGGAAATTCATCGGGATATACCATTTTAGATTTAGATAAAGATCTAGAATATGAATATGAAATACGTCTGCGATCTGTGCAGAATGGAAGTGTCGATCAGAATTTAAAAAATATTTCTTTAAATGATAATTCAACATTTAAATCAAAGGATAATAATTTTCTGTTTAATTATAGTGTAACTAATTATGATACTTTTAAAACTGTAAAATTTCAATATAGACTTCTAGGTCTTTATGAAGAATGGAGTAATTGGAGCAGTGCCTCTCAGGTTTCGTTTGAAAATTTACCCTCAGGCTCTTATACATTTGAAGTGCGTGCTCGGGTAGGCGATCAGGTTACTACTGAAGCTACCTCGTATACGTTTAATATTAAACGCCCTTGGTACTTATCAATAACCCTACTCATAATCTATGTTATACTACTGCTTATAATATTTATAACGATTCATATTTTCAACCGAAAATTCTACAAAAAACAAAAACAACGACTTATTGAGATTAATGCACGTAAAATTGAACTATCGCGTTATGAAAATGAGCGTAGAATTATGCAACTCGAGAACGAAAAACTCATTCAGGATGTAGAAAGTAAAAATCGAGAACTTGCTGCTTCTACAATGAGTATTGTAAAAAAGAATGAATTGCTTAATGCAATTAAAAAAGAATTAAAGCCATCTAATGATGATGGTGATATGAAATCTGTTATCAAAATCATAGATAAAAACTTAAACCCTAAAAAAGATTGGGAATTTTTCAGTCAGGCTTTTAATAATGCAGATAAAGACTTCTTGAAAAAGATTAAGAGCAAGCATCCAAAGCTTACTCCAAACGACTTAAAATTGTGTGCGTATTTAAGACTTAATTTATCTTCTAAAGAGATCGCACCTCTATTAAATATTTCAGTACGCAGTGTTGAAATTAAACGATACCGTTTGCGTAAGAAAATGGACTTAGAGCACGAAGAGGGGCTTGTAGAGTACATATTATCTATCTAAACGACTACAACAATTTTTAAAATTACCTATACATTACCTATACGAAAACGATAGTAGTAGTGTGTTTTAATGCTAAAACTGACTTCTTGTAAACTTTAACACAATGGCTTGACGTGGCTTTACGCATACGTTTTCGTTGAGATTTTCGCATTACCATAGATGGTTTTTTCTGTTGTATATTTTTTGTTGAGGTCTTTTTTAATAAATCTGCAAAACTCTTATATAGATTTGATTTACAAATTAAATTTATATGAAATCATTTTTATCCTTGATCTTATTTGGGTTCTTAAGCACTGCTATTTTTAGCCAGGCTACAACTACTCAGGTTCGTGTCTCTGGTACTGTTACTGATGCAACAGGAATGCCCTTACCCGGTGTCAATGTTTTAGTAAAAGGTACTAATAGAGGTACAAGTACAGATTTTGATGGTCTGTTTACTATTGATGTCACATCAGGAAACCTATTACAGTTTTCGTATTTAGGTTTTGTAACTAAAGAAGTATCGGTTACAAATGCAACAAACTTGTCTATTACGCTAGATGAAGATGCCAGCACACTTGACGAAGTAGTTGTAGTGGGTTACGGTACTCAAAAAAAGAAAGAAATTACCGGTGCAGTTAGTGTTGTAAGTTCTGAGACTATTGAAGATCAGAATCCCGTGCGTGTAGAACAAGCTTTGCAAGGTAGAGTTGCAGGTGTAAACATAAGTTCAAACTCCGGTTCTCCGGGTAGCGCATCTACGATATCAATTCGTGGTATTTCTACTAATGGAGATAACAGACCTTTAATTCTTGTTGATGGTGCCGTCATCGAAGATTTGAGTGTAATTAACCCTAACGATATAGAGAGTATAAATGTATTAAAAGATGCTACGGCAGGTATCTATGGTGTGCGTGCCGCAAACGGTGTTATTTTAATTACAACTAAAGGTGGTCGTAAAAACACAAATTTACGCGTTGATGTAGATTCTTATGTAGGTCTTCAGGAAACTACACGCAAACTTCCGGTTTTAAATGCTACTGAATATGGAGCAATTATTAACGAAGCCTATGTCGCAGGAAATCAGGCCCCACCTTTTCCAAATCTTGCTTCTTTAGGGCAGGGAACAAATTGGCAAAATGAAGTGTTTAGACAAGCTTTATTATCTGATGTAAATGCAACGGTTTATGGAGGCGGCGAGAAATCTACATATTCAGTAGGTGCAGGGTATTTAGATCAGGATGGTATAGTAGGTGGTGGTGCTGTAAACTTTAATAGACTTACAGCAAGAGGAAGTTATAATCTTGATATTTTAGAAAATTTAAAGCTTTCTACAACAGCAATCTATACAAATTCTAACCGAAAAACACTTTCTGAAAATGCATTGGGTTCGGTATTGTTTAATGCGGTAAATATGGCGCCTACGTTTAATGTACGCGATGCTAATGGAGACTTTACTATTGCAGATAATTTAGGTTTTGAAGTAATTAATCCTCTAGCACAAATAGCAAATACATTTAATACGAATGAGGTTGATAAAATTACCGGTACAGTTGGACTTTCATATAATTTCTGGGATCATTTTACAGCAGAATCACGCTATCAGTTTAATTATTCTGAAGTGCGTGGTCGTAGTTTTTTACCTGAAAATTTAAATTTCGGTTTTGGTAAAGTATTTAATAACACAGGTGTTAATCAATACTTTGTAAATGATAGTTTCTTTAGAGATTATACATTTGATAACTTTTTAACCTATAAAAATACATTTGCAGACGATCATAATCTAACAGTGTTGTTAGGTATGTCTGTCTTTAAAACCAGTGGTGAATTTTACAATTTTACGGGGCGTGATGTTCCCGGTAACACCTTTGCTGAAGCTGGCTTAGATGGAGCAGCAGTAGTTATCGATGCACGTGATATTAATGGTCCAGCAGAATTTGACCAGCGTTTACTATCCTATTTTACCCGTGTTCAATATAATTATAAGGAGCGGTATTTGCTTTCGGCTGTATTGCGTCGAGATGGTTCTTCAAACTTTGGTCCTGAAAATAAATTCGGTTATTTCCCTTCTGCATCTATTGGTTGGGTGATTAGTGACGAACCTTTTTATGGCACAAGTGATGTTTTAAACTTCTTCAAGATGAGAGCGAGTTACGGGATATTAGGTAATGACCGTATAGGGGCTTTTGGTTATATCTCTACGCTAAATGCTGAAGGTACTTATGTTTTTGACAACGAGCTTGTAAATGGTGTGGCTGCTGGCCAACTTTCTAATCCCGAAATTAAATGGGAACGCCAAAAAACATTTGATGTAGGTTTTGATTCGCGTTTGTTCAACAATAAAATTGATCTAACAGTAGATTACTTCAAACGTAGAACAGATGATTTACTTCTAATTCCACAAGTTTCTGGTATTCTGGGTGTATATGCACCTGGCGCGGGAGCACCTATTGTAAATGCAGGTAGTGTTGAAAATAGCGGTTTTGAATTTTCAATCTCTTATGATGAGAATATAAGTGATGATGCGAGTTTCAATCTAAGTTACAATTTTACGACACTTAAGAATGAAGTAATTGCTGTGGGTAATGAAAGCGGTTTTATTCCCGGAGGCAGTTTCGGTTTCGGTCAGGAAGCGCCTGCACGTATGGAAGCTGGTTTCCCAATCGGGTATTTCTACGGTTTACAAACTAACGGAATCTTTCAGTCTCAGGCAGAAGTAGATGCACACGCTACACAAACAGATGCAACACTCGGTGATTTAAGATTTGTAGATCAGAATGGCGACGGATTGATAGACGGTAACGACCGCGTTAACATAGGCGATCCTATACCAGATGTTACGATGGGTCTTAATCTAGGCTTTAAGTATAAGAATTTTGATTTTACGGCATATGCTTTTGCTTCTATAGGTAATGACATTGTACGCTCATATGATCGTAATCAAAATCTTACTAATAAAACAAATTATGTATTAAATCGCTGGACGGGACCAGGATCAACAAATACATATCCTCGAGTTACAATAGGGCCCAACTCTAACTTATTGTTTTCAGATTTTTATGTTGAAGACGGCTCGTATTTAAGACTACAAAATGTACAGTTGGGATACAGTTTAGGTAATGATGTTTTAGACCAGTTAGGTATACGCAAATTACGTTTTTACCTGGCAGTAACTAATGCATTTACGCTTTCAGAATATAATGGGTATGATCCTTCTGCATCGTCTGGAGCACCTATAGGTGGTGGTATTGATCAAGGTTTCTACCCGGTACCCAGAACGTACACAGCAGGAATGAACTTCAAATTTTAATAGAAGAGCGATGAAAAAAATAAAAATACAATTAGGATTTATTGCGATGCTGGCTTCAGCTGTACTTGTGGCTTGCGGTGATGATTTTGTTGAAGTTGACCCTATAAATGAAAATTCTGAAGATTTCTTTAATTCTGAAAAAGATTATCAGGATGCATTAGTAGGAGCTTATGATTTATTACAAGCGACATACTTAAATGTAATGGTAGGTGAGATTGCTTCAGATAATACATTAGCCGGTGGCGAAAGCGCTACAGATACTCCGGGTATTCAGCAAATAGATAATATGACACACACGCCGGTAAATCAGCAACTACGAGATATCTGGGGATGGATGTTTGCCGGGGTAAACCGCGCAAATTATATTTTAGAATTTCAAAATAAAACAGAATTTGCCGGAAAAGATCAGGTAATTGCCCAGGCACGTTTTTTAAGAGCATACTATTATTTTGAATTGGTAAAATGGTTTGGTGACGTGCCTCTGGCGGTAGATCAGCGTCTGCTTTTTGGAGATCAGTTTACTATAGACCGCACACCTAAAGCTGAGGTGTATGCACAAATTGAACAAGATTTGATCTTTGCTGCAGAAACGCTTCCGGCTACTCAGGCAGAGCAAGGTCGCATTACTAGCGGTGCGGCACGTGCACTTTTAGGTAAAGCCTATTTATATCAAGATAAATTCGCAGAAGCAGCGAGTGCATTAGATCTTGTAATTGCCGGCCCTTATGATTTGGTAGATGATTATTCAACCATTTTTGAGCAGGAAGGAGAAAATAGTATAGAATCTGTTTTTGAAGTTCAGTATACAGATAAAGAAGGAGCTGGTTTTGGCTGTTTGCAGTGTAGTGAAGGTAATGTGGCTGTAGGTTTTAATGGAATACGTAATTATAGCGGACCTCTATTTGACAGCGGGTTTAGTTTTAATGTACCTGTAAAGGAAGTTTATGATGCTTTTGAACCCGGCGATTCGCGTAGAGATATTGCCATATTAAATATTGAGGAGTTTTCAGCAGCTAATGGCGCTACATTTAATGAAGGCTTTGAGCATACTGGTTTTTATAATAGAAAGTACATCGCCCGTAAAGGTGATGCTAACTTGGGTGACGCTAACCTTACTAATCCTAATAATTACCGTTCTATACGTTTTGCAGATGTATTACTTATGGCTGCAGAAGCACATAATCGTAAAACCACTCCTAACGATGGTTTAGCACAACAATATTTAAACCGTGTGCGTAGAAGAGCATTTGGTGATACTAACCACGACATAACGGCATCAGGAGCTACTTTAACAGATTTTATTTATGCAGAAAGAAGACTTGAGCTGGTAGGAGAAGGACACCGCTTTTTTGACTTAGTACGTACTGGAAGAGCAGCTCAAAATATTGACGGTTTTACGCCAAATAAGAATGAGGTTTTCCCTATACCGGCGATAGAAATTCAACTTACAGGAAACCGTTGGGAACAAAATCAAGGATACACTAATTAATACACTACAATACGATGAAAATTTTAAGATTAATAGTAGCATTTTTAGCGGTTATTACAGTTTTTACAGGTTGTGAAGATGATGTTATTACTAATTATGCATTTCAGGATATTTCTGCACCTACAGGCGTGACAGCAAATTTTGGTATTACGCAAGATGATACTGGCTTAGTGACAATTACACCGGTAGGTGAGGGAGCATCAACCTTTACAATCTATTACGGAGTAGAGGGCACAGAACCAGAAACCATTAATGCGGGTGAAACAACCTCTTTTACCTATACAGAAGGTGAGTATTCAATACGTATTGTAGCGACGGGATCTACAGGATTAACTAGTGAGTTTAATCAAGTCATTAGAGTGTCATTTACAGCACCAGAAAATCTTTCTTTTAAAACCGCAGTAAGTGGTTTAACAGCTGTAGTAACCCCTGTAGCAGCTAATGCAACTATGTTTGATGTGTATTTTGGAGCTAGTGATGACGAAGAGCCGGTTACAGTAATGGCAGACGCATCTGCAACATTTACTTATAATGAACCGGGTGAATATAGTGTACGGGTAGTGGCCAAAGGGGCAAGTGTAGAAACGATAGAATTGACAAAAACGGTTAGTATTACCGGTGCTGTTGATCCGGTTGTATTGCCTATCACTTTTGATAACCCAACAGTAAATTATGCGTTTGGCATGTTTAATGGTGCTTCTTTTCAAGTGGTAACAAATCCTGATCTGTCTGGAGCAAATACTACAGAATCTAATGTGGGAGCAATTACAAACTCTGGAGCACAATTTGAAGGTGGAGCGTATAATCTGGGTGAGCCAGTAGATTTTAGCGCAGCTAATAAGACAATTTCAATGAAACTTTGGTCTACGGTTGAAGTACCAGTTTTATTAAAATTTGAAGGTGGTGTTAATGGCGAACGTCAAACTGAAATTACAAAAACACACAGCGGCTCTGGATGGGAAGTTTTAACTTTTGATTTTGCTACTGAGGCTGTTAAAAGTTATATCGACGGAAGTCAGGGTGTTGGCGAACCTTTTGTACCTACAGGACAGTATGCAACCATGGTAATTTTTGTTGATGGTCCCGGTACTACTGCAGGAACATTCTATATTGATGATGTTGAGCAAACCGGTGGAGCAACAGAACCTATGATGGCCGCGCCTGCTCCGGAAGCTGCAGCAGCAGATGTACTTTCAATTTTCAGCGACTCATATACAGATCCAGCTTCAGTAAATTACTTTCCTAATTGGGGACAATCAACAACTTATGAGCAAGTAGATCTAGGTGAAAATGCTGCAATTAAATATGCTAACGCAAACTATCAGGGAATTGACCTAGGAGGTGAGTATGATGCTTCAGGATACGAATTTGTACATATTGATGTATGGTCTGCAGATTATGCAAGTATTCCGTTTTTTATCATTGATACTTCAGGAGAACGTCCAGTAAACTTAGAAGTTACTGCCGGAGAATGGACGAGTATAGATATTCCACTTTCAGCATTTACAGATCAGGGAATTTCGTTAAGTAACGTATTCCAATTTAAGTTTGATGTACAACCTAATAATGGAGGTACTTTTTATATAGATAACCTGTACTTCTACAATGCGAGTGCTTCAGTAGCAGATAGCCCGCAAGCAGCTGCACCGGCACCTTCGTTTGACGCAGCAAATGTGATCTCATTATTTAGTGATGTGTATTCAGATGTAAATATGGCTACCTGGAGAACAGACTGGTCTGCTGCGACTTTAGAAGATGTGAGCATTGCAGGAAATGCTGTTAAAAAATATTCAGCATTAAATTTTGTAGGAGCAGAACCGGTGTCACAAATTAATGCCAGTGCAATGACACATTTTAGTACAGATGTCTGGACGGGAGATGCTACTCAAATCAGAATTAAATTGGTTGATTTTGGAGCTAATGGAACCTACCAGGGAGGTGATGACAGTGAGCACGAGATTGTATTAAATTTTGATAATGGTGATTTTATACGCAACAGCTGGGTAACGTTAGATATTCCATTAGTAGATTTTACAGGGCTTACCTCACAATCTAACATTGCACAATTGATTTTTTCTGGAGGACCAGCCGGTGAAACAACGGTTTATATTGACAACGTATACTTTCATAACTAGAATTTAAATAGCAAGATATTATGAAAAAGATAATTCAAATCGTATCCTACTGCTTAGTACTATTTACTGTATTAAGCTGCCAGGATGATGATTCCACATTAGAGCAGGTTCTGGTTCCTCAAAACCTAGAGGTAACCACAGATATAACCACAGACGGCTCGGGCAATGTAACCTTTACTGCTACAGCAGATAATGCTGTAACGTATAGATTCTCTTTTCCTGACGGCTCTACGGTAGTTGCTCCCGCTGGAGTTTATACCAAGCGTTTTACAAAAACCGGTTTAAATAGCTATCAGGTTACTGTTTTGGCTTACGGTCAGGCAGGTGTGAGTAGTTCTAAACTCGTAGAAGTTTCGGTAGAAAGTGATTTCTCAGATCCCGATGCTATTGAGTTATTAACCGGCGGGGGATCCAAAACCTGGTATTGGGCTGCAGATGTTCCCAATCATCTGGGTGTAGGTCCTAATAATAATGATCCTAATCAGAATTATT
Encoded here:
- a CDS encoding RagB/SusD family nutrient uptake outer membrane protein translates to MKKIKIQLGFIAMLASAVLVACGDDFVEVDPINENSEDFFNSEKDYQDALVGAYDLLQATYLNVMVGEIASDNTLAGGESATDTPGIQQIDNMTHTPVNQQLRDIWGWMFAGVNRANYILEFQNKTEFAGKDQVIAQARFLRAYYYFELVKWFGDVPLAVDQRLLFGDQFTIDRTPKAEVYAQIEQDLIFAAETLPATQAEQGRITSGAARALLGKAYLYQDKFAEAASALDLVIAGPYDLVDDYSTIFEQEGENSIESVFEVQYTDKEGAGFGCLQCSEGNVAVGFNGIRNYSGPLFDSGFSFNVPVKEVYDAFEPGDSRRDIAILNIEEFSAANGATFNEGFEHTGFYNRKYIARKGDANLGDANLTNPNNYRSIRFADVLLMAAEAHNRKTTPNDGLAQQYLNRVRRRAFGDTNHDITASGATLTDFIYAERRLELVGEGHRFFDLVRTGRAAQNIDGFTPNKNEVFPIPAIEIQLTGNRWEQNQGYTN
- a CDS encoding triple tyrosine motif-containing protein: MRFLNLYICIVIVLTFNFLNAQELPPVLNFSPDYYNAENQNWALAQDDSGYVYSANNSGLLQFDGAKWRLYPSPNNTIIRSVATVGKRVYTGSYMQFGFWEEDHTGKLVYNSLSDSLKIPILEDEQFWNIIPLDQWVIFQSLNRIYSYNTKTKAFEVITNEATISKSLLLDGKIYFQSTGEGLFCILNGKKTLVSDSSVFKDKLLVNLFKVANYSVAVTQHSGFYKLVGDEISTWNTSADQELLDKTIYSSKQLKDKTLIVGTISNGVYHLSENGTILYQINQNAGLINNTVLSINEDRNANVWLGLDRGIALINSNSPYRVYKDNSGELGAVYSAVVNDSTLYLGTNQGLFYRDLYKPETAFKLVPNTKGQVWFLKKLGDDLFCGHHEGTFLVIDNRVERISSVQGTWQIQWLNEEKKLALQGNYNGLYVLEKKGDDWSVRNKVEGFNISSRYFGLADTYTLYVSHEYKGVFKLEFDKNYQQIIKQELVENLEKGEKSGIVTYGDALIYASDNGIYKLTEENQEFIRDSVLSRGMLKNGNYTSGKLTYDEANKRLWGFNTEDIFYFEPGSFALAPKVTHISFSAEKRRDVAGFENITFLENNKYLLGNSSGYTILDLDKDLEYEYEIRLRSVQNGSVDQNLKNISLNDNSTFKSKDNNFLFNYSVTNYDTFKTVKFQYRLLGLYEEWSNWSSASQVSFENLPSGSYTFEVRARVGDQVTTEATSYTFNIKRPWYLSITLLIIYVILLLIIFITIHIFNRKFYKKQKQRLIEINARKIELSRYENERRIMQLENEKLIQDVESKNRELAASTMSIVKKNELLNAIKKELKPSNDDGDMKSVIKIIDKNLNPKKDWEFFSQAFNNADKDFLKKIKSKHPKLTPNDLKLCAYLRLNLSSKEIAPLLNISVRSVEIKRYRLRKKMDLEHEEGLVEYILSI
- a CDS encoding SusC/RagA family TonB-linked outer membrane protein produces the protein MKSFLSLILFGFLSTAIFSQATTTQVRVSGTVTDATGMPLPGVNVLVKGTNRGTSTDFDGLFTIDVTSGNLLQFSYLGFVTKEVSVTNATNLSITLDEDASTLDEVVVVGYGTQKKKEITGAVSVVSSETIEDQNPVRVEQALQGRVAGVNISSNSGSPGSASTISIRGISTNGDNRPLILVDGAVIEDLSVINPNDIESINVLKDATAGIYGVRAANGVILITTKGGRKNTNLRVDVDSYVGLQETTRKLPVLNATEYGAIINEAYVAGNQAPPFPNLASLGQGTNWQNEVFRQALLSDVNATVYGGGEKSTYSVGAGYLDQDGIVGGGAVNFNRLTARGSYNLDILENLKLSTTAIYTNSNRKTLSENALGSVLFNAVNMAPTFNVRDANGDFTIADNLGFEVINPLAQIANTFNTNEVDKITGTVGLSYNFWDHFTAESRYQFNYSEVRGRSFLPENLNFGFGKVFNNTGVNQYFVNDSFFRDYTFDNFLTYKNTFADDHNLTVLLGMSVFKTSGEFYNFTGRDVPGNTFAEAGLDGAAVVIDARDINGPAEFDQRLLSYFTRVQYNYKERYLLSAVLRRDGSSNFGPENKFGYFPSASIGWVISDEPFYGTSDVLNFFKMRASYGILGNDRIGAFGYISTLNAEGTYVFDNELVNGVAAGQLSNPEIKWERQKTFDVGFDSRLFNNKIDLTVDYFKRRTDDLLLIPQVSGILGVYAPGAGAPIVNAGSVENSGFEFSISYDENISDDASFNLSYNFTTLKNEVIAVGNESGFIPGGSFGFGQEAPARMEAGFPIGYFYGLQTNGIFQSQAEVDAHATQTDATLGDLRFVDQNGDGLIDGNDRVNIGDPIPDVTMGLNLGFKYKNFDFTAYAFASIGNDIVRSYDRNQNLTNKTNYVLNRWTGPGSTNTYPRVTIGPNSNLLFSDFYVEDGSYLRLQNVQLGYSLGNDVLDQLGIRKLRFYLAVTNAFTLSEYNGYDPSASSGAPIGGGIDQGFYPVPRTYTAGMNFKF